The DNA window TGAATTTTactgaattaatattttttatcaggAGGCCCAGTCCATTAAAAATATGATATGTAAAAACACTGGTCGGATTCAGGAGGTATTTTCTGAGCTGCCGGGGATCAGCTGCCAGCCGCTGAAGGCTGGTTTTTTTGTCTTTCCATGTCTACACTTCCCTCCGAAGGCAATAAAATGGGCCAAGGTGAGAAtctgtgtattttaaaaatttgTGACTGAATTAAAAGTACTGTTGTTAATTAGAAGTAATGCCAAGCTTATCAAGGGCTCAACAAAGTCATTTTGGGCTGGCCAGATAACCTTTCTGTTAACAGCTCTTAAATAAAACCATCTTGTCTTAGTGTGTAGAACATTTGAATTATCTGAAgaactaaaaataacattttgtggaATGGGAAATTTCCATGGATGTTCAACCCAGTGTAGAACCTGTAAGTCCCCCAGATGGCTGGTAGTGAAGTGTTTTGGAATGGCCAAGTCATAAACCTTTTACCCCAATCATGATGTTTTGGCATGATCTGTGCAATTCAATACCACTCAAGAAATACTGAACTGAAACAGATCTCTGGGGAGGAAAGATCTGAAATGCATGCTCAGATCTTAAGAAGCTAGAGGACACATTTGGTGGAGGATGTTGCTGCTAAAGGAGGATCTACAACAGGATCTGTTCATTCCGTGTTTTCAATCAGAAAATCAGGTGCATTTGATTGGGGTTAGAGATAAACACTGCAGGAAGGCAGATTTTCAGGAACATGATTGAGCAATCTACAGTGTACCAATTTCAAGGGTTCAGTTACTTTTTCCAGTGAATGATTGCCGattgtatttgattaaaattctggaaaagtacaactgttttcatgtTACTAGTTTAGTCTGGATTGTATTTGTCTATAAATCTGACCAATATCATTATTGGAATAATCAACGCAGAAATCCAGGTAATTCCAAACTGTACATTAATTTCGATGATACTGGGAGAAGCAAACATAGAAATACAGTTCATAAACGCATTCTAGAACTGTGTCTGGTACTCATATTTTACAGGGTAACCAGGGTTAGACTTATTGATTGGAGGGCCAAATCATTTTGTCTAGTGATGTGACCATGAAGAAAGGTAAATGTTTGCCTCtatacaaagaaataaaacagtgCTTCTCCACTGAAGGCTAATAAAAGTAgtatatttacacaaaatatgtgCCATCATCCAGTCAGCACTGAAATCTATTTACAGTTGTTCATCATCATGCCTTTATCTGAAGCAAGTAATGTGTCATGAGGCAGAATGTAATTTTCCTGAGCCGTGAAAGCGTAACTGTCTCGATACACATGATCTGTGATCGACTGCAATGTCTTCAGTCCAGCCATTAATTCTGAGTACCTCAGCAGTGAGCAAATGCATTTACCAGACTGTAGTTCTGATGTTTTCTCTTCTTAGAAAAGACAGATGGAACCAGACATGCTGTACTGTTTGCATTTGCTGGAGGAAACCGGACTGCATGTGAGGCCAGGTTGTGAATACGGACAGAGAAAGGATAGCCATCACATCAGGTTTGTGCGCTGCCACTGTTTTCAGGTAGCTACTGCATGTATGTGAATGGTAACCTCACACAAAACACtaaatcatgctggaaaatgtgAATTTGTCAATTACAGTCAGTTTTACCCCAGTAGCcattcaaataaatcaaatattaacCCGTCTTAACTGCATCTTCCATTGATTTCCTGTGAAAACCGATTCTTATTGTTTCTCAGGCTTTTTGTGGCAACTCAACAGGACATAATGGAAGATGCTCTGCAAAGGCTGAAGACGTTCCACATGCGATTCATGAAGGAGTTTTCTTAGTGTCATCTTTAGATTATCAGATCTGTTTAACCCTTGAATGCATAAATGTTTCACAAATCAGACCTGTAATGATCTCTAAACTGCCCCAATAGTATTAGACTGTCCTGATATTTTAattacaactaaaaaaaataaagcatgtttCATTATGTTTTGGAACTTGGTCGGGTGTTTTGAGCAACTGTTTCACATTGACAGGTTACTTTCAGCATCTGGCTCTTATTGGGGGTCTGAACCTTTCAATACAttattctcaataaaaaaaaaaattgtcacagaTTTGCATTTATAAGTTTAATCCATACAAAtgcattgttgtctattgctacaaatatacctgtggtACTTATGGCTGCTTCTGTTCTTCTGGTACACACATTTAGGCAACCTGTACTGGTTATTAGTCAGgttttagttaattaaaactTGACCATCTATTAGTTATGCAGTTTTTTATGGTTATATCTcttaataaacaattataaataaataaatgtgtatgttaAGGGTTTGTAAACTTCCATTTCCTTACCAAAATGTActatacaatttaaatttttttattttcatttttatgaggGATAGTATTCATAAACTCAGCATGGACCTGTGCACTCATAATAATGTTGGCCTCAACAGTtgtataaattagatttttattcagtgttattaGATGGCCATATAGTGTCAGTGATTCATGGCTAGTTTTAGCATTATGTGTGTCTCACCATGTATGAAGCGCAGACTGGCTCCAGACAGATTGTATGTGTCCAGAAGCTCCTGACCTTGCTCTCTCCAGCTCTGAACGACTCAACTGAAGACCAGGTGACCGCTGCAGCTGGGGCCGTTCAGTATGGAGGCAATATAATAACGCAtatatacgcaaaaaaaaaatacgttttgCAAACgaaaaaatgtatttgctatttgtgaacaaaaataaagaattgcaaaacaaagatGAAACAGCACGAAGCAATGATtgtgcaatacatattttccatggttaTATCTATGCATTTATtagcaacgctgcttttattttgtgtgtcagtctagtttgagcttgcgatacaGTTTTTCCTTTGGCATGATAGATCGCTGTATAAATGCCTCAGTTAAAACGAGTTAGTCAAAATTTATCATTTAGAAATGTGGTCGCATGGATGTTTGAATCGAGATCacaatattttaatgattaattgtgcagctgaTCAAGAAGTTTGTTTTACCATTTCATGTATTAAAGAATTTTTATGATAGTAAATTTAAGAAAAATCACCAAGAGAGATTTTGCTTTATCTGCAAAAGTGCTCCttcaatacattttacattttgcgcacatctatttttatttgtgaCTGAAGGGCCCGCACTGTTCAGCTGTCTGGGAAATATCTGTTCACTTCATGACGGCgtctttcattttcaaaatttcaTTTTGTGGTCGAGTATTTCTTTAAATCCATGCCCACTCCTGAGAAGCAGGTGCTTCATCAACATCTCCCTGAGCCAGGCTGTTGTCCCTGTGTGCTTCAAAAAGACCACAATCATCCTTGCCTAAGAAGTCAATGGTGATACCGTGTACGCTGAGCCTCTGccattgtgaatgattcatctcaCCCCTCCCACCATCTTTAAGACCCTCTGCCATCAGGCAGATGACTACGCAGCATCAGGACCGCACGGCAAGGTTCTGCAGCGGCTTTTCAGAATCTTGAATAAGCTGATCCCACCCAGCATCTTACTCCCATCATAAACTGCCTTCCTACCCTATTTCCAcaggaaagaagaaagaaaccTCATTTAACATTTCTGCCTTGTTATATTTATTGTGCTCGTCATGCCAATATTTAATGTGATCTTATGTCTGACCCCTGTTGTCATGAACACATGTGTATACTTGTTTTGTCAGTCTTTGCATCTTGGTCAGTCAGAAACAACATTTCGTTATTCTGTATACAGTGTATGTGGCTTAATGACAATAAAGCAAAGTTGAAGTTGAAGATGAAGCAATACATATTGCAAGAcatgccattttattttattcacaattacatttaaaacacagtAGTGAAAATAAAACTCTTATTTAAACATATGAAATatgatttttgtattattttgcaaAAGCCTAAGGGACAGAATCAGAGATTTGAACTCAAGAGGAAATAATGGAAGACATAATGACGATTTAAACAATTTTTGTTCATGCGAGAGAGACTTTTGTTTTGGCTCCGCCGAACGGCGTGATGACGTCACAACGAAAGTGACGCAGGCAGCTATGCGTCAGCTGAGGAAAGGTTTGTGCTTTACGGCGCTTCagtgtttactgtatttaaagCGATATGAAACGTTAAAGGTGCTTGAAGTTCTGCTGTTAACAGCGCGGAAATATTACTGAAACCATCGTGCCTCAGTAATGTGAAGTGAATTAAGAAAATTACAGAATGCAGTGCTGTAATGTTTTGAGGCCTGCTCCCATTAAGAGTGAAGCACAAACGTACAAAataagaatattaaatatatttattctcaCTCTGCACTGCTCCATGTATCACTGAAGCTGCATTAATTCAGTACCCTTTATAGTCCTTCAGAATCAGCCCATCAGAGCTTTATCGCAGGTATGTCTTCATTATTGAGGGTGATTTGTAGGCATTCTTGTTTTAAAGTGAATGATTGAAgtgactgtttaaaaaaaactgtttttagaaCCATTTAAgagtttttgcattgtgacattattttcaaaaCAGTTAAATATCTGTCTAACTCAgtgtttattatttcaattacaatgcatttccaataaaaatacaaaagtagatgtttaacaaatgtaaaaCTCGTTGCATTGCAGTAATTTAGCAGTATTACTAGAAAgcatactgattagttaatagTTGACTTTGTCTTGTCAGATCCGGAGCGCTGTATCTCAGCAGAGATCTTGATCTTCAGTGAATCCGTCGTCTCAGAAGCAGAATAACTCTGATCTGACATGGAGTTTGTCAGGGTGCTGATTGGGGACCTGAGCGATCCAGAACCCTTCAAGATATTGAAGGATGACCCCGAGGAGCACACAGGTCAGTCCTAGTTTTGTCAAATTATGGTTATTGCTGATATAAATCAAAGATGtaatatgattaaaatttttgaaagctgaataaatgatctctccattgatgtgtggtttgttcggagtaCAATATTTGTCTgggatacaactatttaaaaatctggaatctgagggagcaacaAAATCTAAAGTTGTTCAAATCAGAGTCAGAATAAGATGAGAAATAgcagtaaatacattttctgttgtttcttTATGGCTTTGTCCTTTTTAGGGTTAAGTGCATCATACAGATATTTAAAGTGCATGTTTTCTCATAAAATTGAAACACACTGTAGTGTGCATAATGGTGCATAAGTACGTcaattgagatgcacctgtagtttttgaggaaaaaaaactaaaagcatacaAACGTAGATAGTTGCTGCATTGCTTGATAATTTTAGATCTCTTGTGTTGATTTCAGACCTGGTGGAGCTGAAGGAGGAAAGTCAAGAGCTGAATGAATGTCCGTTTGAGGAAACTCATGCAAACATAACCAGTGATACATCATCAGTGAGTCTCTCACAGACTGAAGATAAAGGCACACAGAAAACAGCACTGATCTGTCCTCACTGCGGAAAGACTTTCAGACAGAGAGGTCATCTTGAGGATCACATCAGGactcacaccggagagaagccttacGCCTGCCTCCAGTGCGGGAAGAGCTTCACACACAAGGGAAACCTGAAGGATCACATGAGGATTCACTCGGGAGAGAGACGCTTCTCCTGTCAGCACTGCGGGAAGAGGTTCACACATAAAGCCAACCTCACGGATCACATCCGGATCCACACGGGAGAGAAGCCGTTCTCCTgcgatcagtgcgggaagagcttCACACACGCCACCAGTCTGAAGACTCACCTGCTGTCTCACTCCGGAGAGCGGCCCTTCAGCTGCCATCAGTGCGGACAGAGCTTCATCCTAGCGGCGCACCTGAAGAGACACCTGCGGATCCACACCAACGAGAGACCCCACGTGTGCTCCTTCTGCGGGAAGAGCTTCCTGTGGCTCTGCTACTTCAAAGACCACCAGAAGAAGCACACGGGTGTGAAAGCTCACGTGTGCTCCGAGTGCGGCAGCGCCTTCACGAGAGCCAGCGAGCTGAAGATGCACCAGAGGACACCCACCGGAGAGAAGCCCTACCAGTGTCCCTCGTGTGCTGCCAGCTTCAGTCAGTTCAGCCATTTACTGAGACACCTAAAACACCAGAGCTGTCCGAAGCTGACGCAGTTCCTCTTCAGGCCTCCGGGGGAGCAGTCCTCCTCAGC is part of the Carassius auratus strain Wakin chromosome 27, ASM336829v1, whole genome shotgun sequence genome and encodes:
- the LOC113046180 gene encoding gastrula zinc finger protein XlCGF8.2DB-like — encoded protein: MEFVRVLIGDLSDPEPFKILKDDPEEHTDLVELKEESQELNECPFEETHANITSDTSSVSLSQTEDKGTQKTALICPHCGKTFRQRGHLEDHIRTHTGEKPYACLQCGKSFTHKGNLKDHMRIHSGERRFSCQHCGKRFTHKANLTDHIRIHTGEKPFSCDQCGKSFTHATSLKTHLLSHSGERPFSCHQCGQSFILAAHLKRHLRIHTNERPHVCSFCGKSFLWLCYFKDHQKKHTGVKAHVCSECGSAFTRASELKMHQRTPTGEKPYQCPSCAASFSQFSHLLRHLKHQSCPKLTQFLFRPPGEQSSSAETLTIHPKEELLPE